The Lasioglossum baleicum chromosome 12, iyLasBale1, whole genome shotgun sequence genome segment atgattttttataatgttatacaaatcaacattttgaacaaataattacaaaaatttgtattattatgtattattaaactattatctattattattctttatttgaacaattttttaaataagtaatcttttgtaatatgtacaattttatttatatactcattatttaaatacgtatttattatttaaacaattatttaaataaatttttatgctgcaaaatataatgtatacaaatccgtttgtatacttattatttatatagctatttattattatttattgaaacaatttttaaataaataaatttttataatgtatagaaacttgtttattttacattattttaattattgtttgaataagaatttattgtcaaaacgattatttaaataaataaatatctgtaatatatatataggggagttcccctagccccggacagcacctagtatcggacattagctgtatctcaataatctgaaatgcaacaaagtcgttttaaccgtcaaaacaaaggaaaggctaaaacaaacgacgtgcggaaattgcacgtttctgtcgcgtgaacaaagccattaaaatcattcgactgttagcgttcttgtaaaaatattataaaagattacttatttaaaaatattataaaagattacttatttaaaaatattataaaagattacttatttaaaaaattgttcaaataaagaataataatagataataatttaataatacataataatacaaatttttgtaattatttgttcaaaatgttgatttgtataacattataaaaaatcatcgaaatcatcagaatcatagccgaaaccgaaatcaaatttaatcacgagtataaaaagatcgcgtccgagtttggctaatctatgtaataatgtaatccgaatgtctccggctatccgtgacgatcaagcatccgacgcgatcaagctacccgatgcgatcaagctactcgatgcgatcaagctactcgaacattcagatgtctcgagtactcgctcgagctcgctcgactttctccggctcgacccgaacccgtatatgcgggaacccgcgcactcttaggctgcgtttatagttcctgactcgcgtgcttttcgtctcgcgtgcttttggtctcgcgagacagcgggtcagaaatttcgagcggggtcgacgggcccactgtgcgaggcacgaaaaaaggtctctacggcttcacggttcgtttaggtaaactaccgatagctttcctttaaggcggtaggatatcttcggagacctttttttgtgccacgcacagcggggggcacagtgggcccgtcgaccccgctcgaaatttctgacccgctgtctcgcgagaccaaaagcacgcgagacgaaaagcacgcgagtcaggaactataaacgcagccttagTCTCCCCGTTGCGCTACGGGTCGAGGGTTGTAGTGTTTAACGGTGATCGTTGTTTCCCGGTTTATTGAATTCCGCGCGTTCGAAAACAATGAGTGATCCGGTGGAGAACGTCTCCGGTCAAACCCTAGCGGGCCCGATGGACAACCTTTCCAATCAGCCTccgacatatatacatatacagggtgtcccaaaaccccttcgactccgggaaatgggaggttccttaggtcatttgaagcaacattttccttcgcaccaatgtcagccggggctttgtttaggagttattaacgaaaaacacggaccaatcagagcgcgatctagacacgcgatggcacgttcagcccggcgcgccgggagacgagcgtggtgtaacgctgcgatgccgtaacgaacaagagtttctcgagattatgtgaatcttccccgatttggatgagctttggatatgttgtcaagaccatgattctgaacaacatttccctttacagtttttgtcggccggctttagtttacgacatacataattgtaaaaacttgtaattgtaaatcgatcgatgtactatcttttacccgatttggatgagctttggatatgttgtcaagaccatgattctgaacaacattaccctttacaatttttgtcggtcggaagaactttacttgtcaattcatatgggtggatctctttacccgacttacggcaacgttacccgaacgagggaaaaagcagaaactgattgtattaaaaactcacttattcagccgtaaatccatttgctgcttcgaaatgtgtgtcgctgggtcactcggtgacgaactgcacagatgtcttcaggtatacgacagtaccgaaagctaagggacgtacggccaggtcgacgaactgcacagccggtggtagaaggcctaagggatgcgcggtcaagtcgacgattcagaatttcactttcactttcgattcgataaataattcgtatgtttatttcacacagatgccttgaaatttttccacactcacaatcactgttcacatttgtcaacacatagttatgcactaataataattgccatatcccatgtcctgctgcacaaattacaacaatcaggtaatgcaatcactagactgcggatttcatgcatttgtagcaaacatgagtaggtgcattttaagacactagagagattaaaataatttcaaaacaccaatgtattattttcaacttcttaaaatgatcacaatcaaatatctgtctggctcctgtcccttgtaatagcggcagccaactttcattttacataaagatccgcagtctagtgattagattaaataatcgtttaattagtttaagcaattattattagtgcataactatgtgttgacaaatgtgaacagtgattgtgagtgtggaaaaatttcaaggcatctgtgtgaaataaacatacgaattatttatcgattcgaaaatgaaagtgaaattctggatcgtcgacttgaccgcgcatcctttaggccttctaccaccggctgtgcacttcgtcgacctggccgtacgtcccttagctttcggtactgtcgtatacctgaagacatctgtgcagttcgtcaccgagtgacccagcgacacacatttcgaagcagcaaatggatttacggctgaataagtgagtttttaatacaatcagtttctgctttttccctcgttcgggtaacgttgccgtaagtcgggtaaagagatccacccatatgaattgacaagtaaagttcttccgaccgacaaaaattgtaaagggtaatgttgttcagaatcatggtcttgacaacatatccaaagctcatccaaatcgggtaaaagatagtacatcgatcgatttacaattacaagtttttacaattatgtatgtcgtaaactaaagccggccgacaaaaactgtaaagggaaatgttgttcagaatcatggtcttgacaacatatccaaagctcatccaaatcggggaagattcacataatctcgagaaactcttgttcgttacggcatcgcagcgttacaccacgctcgtctcccggcgcgccgggctgaacgtgccatcgcgtgtctagatcgcgctctgattggtccgtgtttttcgttaataactcctaaacaaagccccggctgacattggtgcgaaggaaaatgttgcttcaaatgacctaaggaacctcccatttcccggagtcgaaggggttttgggacaccctgtatatcagatAATCATCGGATGATCATTTGCGGTGTTTCTCATTTTATGGACTGATTCCAGTTTCGGATTTTATAAACACGTGTCGTCAGTTTTACCGTTTATACGAATATGAGTATACCGAGTACCGAACCGCCGATATTGACATAAGCTTCGTAGTTTATTTCGAGCGTCGTGAAGCGACAGCGGAGAAGAAAAATTGCCCGGGCCTGCTCTATCGTATCACTTGGCAGTTtgtattcaattttttcaaaaagctATGGCACTCGAACGGATAAACACGAAAAAGATAATTAAAGActgcaatttaatttttatgttaCTGTAACAATTTTCTTATTAGTTTCTTCCTATGAAATAGCCAAGTCCACTTTCCGTGCTAATAAATGATCCAGAACTTGCGATTATATTGGTATAATACCAGTAATTACATAAATCTACCGTTTCAACCACACAAACAAggaaaagaaaatagaaaagatcTGCATGCATGCGCTAAATTTGCAAACGTGGGATGAGGACGTCTGCTGACAACAACAGGTCAAAGTGTTTTAAGTAATTAGTTTGTGAAAGTATGATGTATAATTAAACTACATTTAACCCCTTGTCCTACGAATTAAGTCACAATGGCACTGGCCACCACAATCAACACCAAGTACAATTGGATCACGAGCCTGACTCGCGTTGTTTACATTTGTTCTGCTCGAAGTATGTACAGTAAAATGGGACTTTACTGCTTAGATTGATAAAATTCTCTCGGATAAAATTCCTCCGTATAAAATTCCtccgaatttaatacgattgttTATTCACTTCGgatctataaaggctactaccactctAAAGATAAGGTTATATTTGTTTCCGCTTACTAAAAATTTGcctggaaaaattaaaaattgcttaAACATCCGCATTCcaaccaacatattcgtggcaattttttttgcacgaaaatgataccaaatatgatataattccattTATACAATTTACcggtgtaatgaacgatgaaagttttggacgcaaagaaggacagcgtatgggaaagaaagagacggggagttcttccttgcgttcgaaactttcatcgttcgtTGCACACGAGTGAATTGTAATATTAGCGGAATTATACCATATTTGCGTATCATTTTTGTGCAAGAAAATTACCACAAGTATGTCGGTCAAAGTTCCATCGaaaaaacgaataaaaaatgatttgtagttggattagtagtggttcacactgaTATACCCGACGTGACTTGGAACGGACACCTCCGTCGCGCTTAGATAGGGACTTTACTGTACTGTACTATGTATTGTTTATGTTTGGTCCGACCgaagcagagtcgccagatgaggggaggaagCACGACACGAGGGGGGAAtgcagttaccccctctctgcaaACGTGACCAGGCCGCGGCGGAAGCGTGGAGAATACTAGAAGGAGAAGGTAGAGTGAGGACACGAGTCTTCTTGCTCTGGCGACTTGGAATCGAAGTACCACGAGTCAGGCTCGtgtttttcatatatttaaccTGAATTTCTTACCACGGGTCTCACTCGATATATGTACGTAGTAGGTTAAGAGGCTAAAGCGAAATTGTTTAGTTGTAGagaagagagaaatagagagatacATACAATGTCGGGAAAACCATTGCTGACCATAAGTCCAGTCGATAAAAGGAATAATGGGTATATAGGGTAATTGTTTAtgtaattttaatgtaattagtgtgtgtgcgtgcgtgtgtgtgtgtgtgtgtgtgtgtgtgtgtgtgtacatatttatttgATATGTAACCAATGAAAACAGTATGTATTATACACTTAACGATGTAGTAAATGGAACTTACATTTTGTATCTTTCGTGTAATAACATTCGTTTAGTTTTACATCCTTATCCGTTGAATTGCCTAATTCTGTGTCACTGTGATTCGCGACAGCCTAGTCTCGTATGTGTACAAAATAGGTTGTGCGATGATTGTCTGTGAATATCGCGCGGGGGCTATAGTCCGATAAAGCAAATCAAGGTAATAATAAATTCCTAATTTTAAATAGGTCTACGGTCATAAAACGCAATGACCCTGTCCTGGATAGTAATCGAAtgcaattattataataattgttttaataataCTTTTTTTCATACGAAAAAGTGAACAGCACTGACGAGTGTGCACGAGCGGAAAGCGATATACGACTAAATAGAAATCATTTGCAAACACTTTCTGGGTATAAAATGAGCAAGAATCTCGtgtgaaatcatattttttttatcacaTTACTGATGTATTTCTGTCACATGAAAAAACAATCTTATACAAATGTTTGTGTCACGCGCATAATCCAACTATTTGCTTTTCCGACAACATATATCGATTGTCAATGatacaaaaacaaaaaaaagttaaGTGATCGGATATTGAAATGATATAGCGTAGAAATATGGGATCACGAACTTCTCGAAACATTAACAGATAAGTTAAATGAAATCTCAGCTTCTCGTCGGTATCATAAACATTATTCAAGCTAAGAACAGTACCAGCAAATACCGATTTGTTCATATAGTTTCGATATTATCGTTAGTTTCAACGCGAAAACCGAATACCATTCGAATCGTATCAACGCTCTCGTAATAATGGACGTTGAAAGAATTTGATTTTATCGAAATTGGGTTTCCGTTGTTAACACTGAACTTTCTCTGCATACGTAACGCGTTTTCTTTAACATTTACTCTCCATTGAAGAAAGTTACTATTTCTAGGTGTATCAACCAAAAGATAAAATCACAAATTTTTCGAACATTGCACCGAGTCCTGTAAATTCTCCTAACCGCTTCATTTTAATCGATGAGCATTGCCATCTATATGTATaggtgtatgtacatatgtaaacGTACATAAATGCCAAACGGGaacattattattaaactgcggattttatacagttacgattaaactgcggattttatgaatttacgataaaaatcagGTACGTGTCTAATTTAAAACGATACAAACATCGAGAGACGATTTAAAAATACATTCATCGGTTCTTCTCAGAATTTCGTTTATAGTTGTTAAAGATATGAAGAAATTTTGATATGGTTCCTGTACCATTTAATTGGCGAAATTTTTCACATAACCAGGTGACTCATCTCACCTTGTCCCCGAGACACCATATTATGTGGTAGATTTCTCGATTGCGATGCAACTGTTCCATCGATAAACTGAATAGGATTCGGTCCCCACGAACTATCGATAATATTAAAAGCGTATTTGTCCGGTATTGTCCGCGCGCGGGGGCGGGCAATTGTTTAAAAGGCAACGTGTTTTTCCGAGCGCTCGCGAATCGAGACCTTCTTACTAAGGATAGAAGAAGACTGTTGTTGCTCTCGAAGACTTTCGTTTTCAGCAGCGGTTTCGTTGATCATTGCTCTGAGCGCTGCTGCCCTGCGCTCTCTTTTCGCTTGTCTTTCAGAGAGCTCTTCCATTTCGGATTCCAAGTCGTTCAGACGAGCTTTGGTCTGTTTGGCTCTGGTTGCAGCAGCGCTGGCCAACGAGTCCTCCTCGTTGTTCAGCTTGGACCATTTCAAGAGCACCGGTTTGGCATCTGCCGCCGCGAGATCGATGTCGTCGAGAATCTTCGAGCGCCTTTTAAAGTTCGCTTCCGCGTCCTCGATCGCCGATCGCATctccgatttcaagtctctctTGGCAAACAGACCGTTCTCCAGAAGATCCTGGTCCTGACGTAGACgtctcgacgacgacgacgacgacgacggtttGCCCAACACAGCATCGACTTCTTCGTCTATCCCCATCGTGGCTAATTTCGCTTTGAGGTGTTGCGTGGTCGCGGTTACGtcgttgacgaaattttcagcgagTCGACGCCGACTCCGTTGTCCACGGCTGTCGTAGACGATCTCCTCATCGTTTTCAGGGAAGAGGGAGTAGTCGCTGGAGGAGAGCGGTAACTGTTGTGGATTACGGATCAGAGGGTCTAACTCAAGGTCAAGGTCACGGCTGAGGGGATTGGACCGAGGACCAAGGTCACGCGAGCCTGTAAAAACCGACACCTCAAGATGTTTACACAAAATATCAAAGGATTGCGTTTGGGCTCTAAATGATACGTGTGAAAACAACTCttatctgcgggattttttttaGAGCAGTGGTGGGGTGGTGTAAGCACTTTCTTTCGCACCAATCTTGCATTTCGAGCGATTAATGAAATATTACGcgatattatattgtattatatattgcTATATAATACACTGTCTACACATTTAAGGGCACTTGTACGTAAACATAAACAGTCCAACACAAGTTCCTCTTATCAAATTCAAAGGTGAACTCTTATTCACATCTATGTACAATTTACATTCAGAATTGGACTGTTCATTTTATAACACTTACACACAATTGTATCTTTATATCggatgattgcacaagttcgtgtccgattcgAAAATAAGATTCAACGGCTAAATggcttaactctttgcactcggagaaaTTTTCACTTTTAACTCGAAACTCGATACATTTCTTGCTCGCTAGAATATTTCATATAACCCCCGAACCCCGGGGGGCATTTGCtcaagttgcccatagggtgACGAGCCACTGAATATAACAGaggaattacgaaacaaaaggtcgcgaatatagtagttgccaacctaatatttaaacCTGTTTGTTTAACTCTGACAATAAGCTTTTTCATTTCTGCAACGTCTGAATTGTGTTTTGTCTTCTCCGTTTCTTGTCtaattataaaacattttttatgttctctctctccctctctctctttttatcACCTTCTTTCTTATATTCTCTATATACAGTTTGTCGTATGTACCCTGGATAAGTGAAATGCAAGTAAACTTATCAGCTTTGTGTAAACTGATTTCTCGATACATACGTAACCCCTCGCTTAtgtatagacagcggattttgcgcatttatgacaaaaatgagtagtttTCAAATGAgtaattagaaatattaaagacATTGAACGAATTTCAACcggtattaaacatattaaaaaaagataataaattgaatttaaaaatactgttatactatgtttaacctattaaacatatttttaaaaaattttctatttcactctagtttgttATACAAtttaggtagaacatttttattttgcataatgatccgctgaCTACTTATAGGTACGTACGTAAGTCTGTCTATGCTTAATCTAATAAGTTTTGATGCGCAAATGtgtttaatataattttccAAATACTACCAGAAGTGAAACGTGTCATATTTAAAAAACGCATCGTTAACGAACTATTTTCGAACGCTGCCTCGCAGCTCCATCGAAGTCTTTAACGAGAGACGAATTAaacgaatgaaattttttatatcGGGAAGTCGATCTAACGAATCGGCAACTATATAAGCaagtaaatttataatttaatcaaCACAGTCCAACTAATCcgatacatgtacatatatattttaaccATTTTAATTGTATTCTTTTTAACTGTCTCATAGAATATCTAATCGTATGATGGAATAAATTCGCACTGCTGTACCACAACTAGGTACAATTTAGGCTGGTAAACGTGATAAATTCGTTATATTCATCGGTAAGTGTACGAACAGTTGGCAGCGTGTGTACGACTATCAACACGATAATAAGGGAAAGACAACAAAATCAACAAACATATTCTGATACTTTGATGGAGAATATGAGATAggaataaattaaacaaaaaaaagaaaagaagaaacatGAAATGCTGAAAATCTTTTTATATACGAGTGCCCTTAACATATATGACAGAGAAAAGACAGAGAGTGTCTAAAAAGTTGGATCGACTGAAAGTAAAACGTGGCTATACATACATCTCTACATACATAGGTGTATGTATATATGGTACGTATGCATTTTCTACTTAATGAATTATCGCAAGAAAATTTGGCCGACGAAAGGTGATGTagtgaaatgaaatgaaatgaaatgaaatgaaatgaaatgaaatgaaatcagATGACGTGAGAATAAATGAAACGACGACGGGTCTACACCACACAAACGTTACATCATATTCATGTCACGGgatacaataaattattagacgGTTCTGTTTCATGTTGCGGTTTTATTTTGTCTCGTTACGTATTTTTCAAGTTCTTTGTATATGAGACGGTTGTTTATATGGCGGTAATCAAGTTTTCTGCTGGCTGTATATATGTGACAGTAGATTCAAAGTAGAAACAATACATTCAATTCCTTTCACATCACGATCTGGATCGCGAACATGCCACTCACGAGAGAGAGATGTCAAAGAATTCGAAAATATATACCTATTCAGTGTCCTCGGATTTTCGAAAAAGTTAACTCAACTacgtttagtttttcaattggGGATAAATAGATTGGGGGATAAAGACCGGGTGTTCATCGCTTAAAACCATTTTGGAAAACGACTGAAGATGTTACCGATGTCGTTTCGGCTGGCCGCGATCTCATCGGCTAACGAATTCCTGGGTTCAGAGAAGAGAGGGCGTCCGCTGTACTTCCGGTCTAGGTGATCAACCATCGGTTTATAATACGATTCTCCTTTATCGTAGTTGCAACCGTAGACACGCGTACGCGGCCTGCTCAGAATTGGTCTTGACATCTTGATCGAGAAGTGAGATTGATTGGCTGCCACCTGGAACCGGTTAACAATGAGTCGGAAATGGATTATAAATGGAGCTGCTTAATCCTAAGTGAGCTCGAAAACACCAGAGATTCATATATTTCAAGCTTTCGGATATGCAACCTGTTCTCATTTTCCCAATTGTTCTCATCATAAAGCTACCCCGTCAGCAAAATCTGCTCGAGCAGATTACGACCAAATGTGCACGCGGTGTACATACATATCAAGAGTAAttatggtcatccgtcctaggggtgtaTCCACTACCAtcatctacacctctggatcggtggacatttttaACAGAACTTGACAaagagttattattattattaattccaCTCATCCAGGAGAGAAAAAGTTTGGAACAAGTCACATGTCGCGCGCGCAAACAACTATGTAGTTAttcagatataagctgttagagtttttgcaaaatttcattGTGCGGAGTTATTGTATACGTATAGTAGACAAAAGCGTACTGCTACAGTCCAACCGCCCCCGCGACCGTGTCGCAATGTGAGACAGAAGATAATCGTGTGTGCGTGCCTCGCGAGAGACAAACGTACTCGCACAGACGCGTCATCGTttccctgcccattcggatcacAAATttcaagttgcaaaatatgaaagaatactttaagaatccatattgttataagaatattaattctGTATtgtgtattataataaaatgttacCGTATCTCACCGTTCTTCAAACGGGTTCAGGCGATATGTACCACTGCGCGAAGGacgttatagcaagcaaaaaacgcatgGCGAATCTTCAACCCCGACACTATACCGTACGGTATAGCGATGATATTAGCTTGCCGGCAATTAATTGTACCTACATGTAGGATGTAAAAATCTATTTCTAGGTGTTCCGCATTATACGTGCCGTTCACGGAAACTCGGCATTTCAGCTAAAATATTACACCTTAAATTTGACCGAATAATCTTGGCCGAAGTTCCAACACATTTTCTGTGATTTTATCGATGAGATATACATATGAGATAGACTTGCATCGTCATTTTACACGCgataaattcatttaaataacTACTCGAATTTGGCACTGCTCCTCTCTACACTCTACAGCAgtcttttttattttgcgtggGTTGGTGAGCGAAGCGAACAGGGGGCGGAGCCCCCTAgtggtttataaaaatgttcaaacaatgCTCGCGAGTATcagattcgacagaatttagtacgtttTTGCGTTCATTCTGGACCTACAGATGTTATTACCACAcagttattaccaatgaaaataaggtattaTTATTTGGTACCATATCATTTGGCACGAGTTTCTTAACAtttttctagaaaaattgaaaattgcataaacatccgcactcTAATAATCACTGTAGTGTGTGCTTTTCTAATAAAATGAGACTCTACGTATCTCTAAAACGTTTGGTCATCTTGCAAATAGAGTTGACGAATGATCCGAGGCCGACAGTATGTTCAGCgtgcataaaaaaaatttgtttagtaaAATATTATCGTcagttattataataaatttcaataaatttgaattattactttatttttcagattttatacGTATACTACGTATAAGTAAAAGTAAAAGTAAATGAGTAAaagcatatgtatatgtaggcttattttaacaaaaatagATGACACGCGAACACAACAGCAAGCTTGCTACATTGCAAGTCACACACAAGAAATCGATGATTCGTTTATTTtagctatacatatatactctCTGAAATTGTAAAAGGTGGTGTGGTGTGGTGGTCTGTCTAGCTCACACGAGTCTGACGATGCTACTCTGTACACGTTCAACTGTATAAtaacaaaattgtacaataatcTCGTTATAAATTTCTGATAGAGAATTCCCAAATTTATATAACTCTGCACAACTATAGAAATatactatacatattttattatgTACACATACATAATGTATTTCTCcgtacaaaatgaaaatgtctTAATCATACTTAATCAATTTTCGGAAATATTGAATTTTACGTTTTaggaaatttattaaataatcttCATTGATCATTGATTCATTTAATGCTCCAAACCAGATGGTATATTGTATAGCAAATACAATATTGTAGTTTGTGCGGTATATCATCTCGAAATTCTTAATATAGTCACTCTACTTTTGCCACAAATCAAACTGCacgtttaatttttcaatattttaatgtCACATCAACTGCTCCTCTCATTTATTATCTCTCCACGTATAAAGTATAAATCACGTATAAAATCCATCACGCGAGTAGGTAAACTGTATAAACATTAT includes the following:
- the LOC143213899 gene encoding uncharacterized protein LOC143213899, giving the protein MSRPILSRPRTRVYGCNYDKGESYYKPMVDHLDRKYSGRPLFSEPRNSLADEIAASRNDIGSRDLGPRSNPLSRDLDLELDPLIRNPQQLPLSSSDYSLFPENDEEIVYDSRGQRSRRRLAENFVNDVTATTQHLKAKLATMGIDEEVDAVLGKPSSSSSSSRRLRQDQDLLENGLFAKRDLKSEMRSAIEDAEANFKRRSKILDDIDLAAADAKPVLLKWSKLNNEEDSLASAAATRAKQTKARLNDLESEMEELSERQAKRERRAAALRAMINETAAENESLREQQQSSSILSKKVSIRERSEKHVAF